One genomic region from Lycorma delicatula isolate Av1 chromosome 9, ASM4794821v1, whole genome shotgun sequence encodes:
- the LOC142329780 gene encoding large ribosomal subunit protein uL3-like isoform X1 has translation MSHRKFSAPRHGSMGFYPKKRSRRHRGKVKAFPKDDPSKPVHLTAFMGYKAGLTHVVREADRPGSKINKKEIVEAVTILETPPMVVVGVIGYIPTPHGMRSLVTVWAEHLSEDCRRRYYKNWYKSKKKAFTKASKKWQDELGKKSIERDFKKMIKYCKVIRVIAHTQMKLLKKRQKKAHIMEIQVNGGTIEEKVKWAREHLERPVPVSNVFSPDEMIDVIGVTKGKGYKGVTSRWHTKKLPRKTHKGLRKVACIGAWHPSRVQFTVARAGQKGYHHRTEMNKKIYRIGQGIHSKDGKVIKNNASTEYDLSEKTITPMGGFPHYGEVNNDFVMLKGCCMGPKKRVITMRKSLLVHTKRVALEKINLKFIDTSSKFGHGRFQTAADKFAFMGPLKKDRLKEEAAAAQ, from the exons ATG tCCCATCGTAAGTTTAGTGCTCCTAGACATGGGTCTATGGGCTTCTACCCTAAAAAAAGGTCTCGTAGACATCGTGGCAAGGTAAAGGCTTTCCCTAAAGATGATCCAAGCAAACCTGTCCACCTTACTGCATTTATGGGTTATAAAGCTGGATTGACTCATGTTGTTCGTGAAGCAGATAGGCCTGGATCAA aaattaacaaGAAGGAAATTGTTGAGGCTGTGACCATTCTGGAAACTCCTCCAATGGTTGTTGTTGGTGTTATTGGTTATATTCCAACTCCACACGGTATGCGATCATTGGTCACAGTTTGGGCTGAGCATCTGTCTGAAGATTGCCGGAGAAGATACTATAAGAACTG GTACAAATCAAAGAAAAAGGCATTTACCAAAGCATCCAAAAAATGGCAGGACGAGTTgggaaaaaaatcaattgaaagagattttaaaaagatGATTAAATACTGTAAAGTTATTAGAGTTATTGCACACACCCag atgaaattattgaagaaaaggCAAAAGAAAGCCCACATTATGGAAATTCAAGTTAATGGTGGTACTattgaagaaaaagttaaatGGGCCAGAGAACATCTTGAAAGGCCTGTCCCAGTATCTAATGTCTTCTCTCCTGATGAAATGATTGATGTCATTGGTGTTACAAAGGGGAAGGGAtacaaag GTGTAACATCTCGTTGGCACACCAAGAAGTTGCCCAGAAAAACGCACAAAGGTTTACGTAAAGTTGCTTGTATTGGAGCCTGGCATCCTAGCAGAGTACAGTTCACTGTTGCTAGGGCTGGTCAAAAGGGATACCATCATCGtactgaaatgaataaaaagatttaccGCATTGGACAGGGTATCCACTCAAAGGATGGAAAG gtcATCAAAAACAATGCATCAACTGAATATGATCTTTCAGAAAAAACAATCACACCCATGGGTGGCTTCCCCCATTACGGTGAAGTAAATAATGACTTTGTTATGTTAAAAGGATGTTGTATGGGCCCTAAAAAGAGAGTTATCACTATGCGTAAA tcgTTGCTTGTTCACACCAAACGTGTTGCTTTGGAAAAGATCAACCTGAAGTTCATTGATACATCATCTAAATTTGGTCATGGTCGCTTCCAGACAGCAGCTGATAAATTCGCATTTATGGGTCCTCTTAAGAAAGATAGGTTAAAAGAGGAAGCTGCTGCTGctcaataa
- the LOC142329780 gene encoding large ribosomal subunit protein uL3-like isoform X2, which translates to MSHRKFSAPRHGSMGFYPKKRSRRHRGKVKAFPKDDPSKPVHLTAFMGYKAGLTHVVREADRPGSKINKKEIVEAVTILETPPMVVVGVIGYIPTPHGMRSLVTVWAEHLSEDCRRRYYKNWYKSKKKAFTKASKKWQDELGKKSIERDFKKMIKYCKVIRVIAHTQMKLLKKRQKKAHIMEIQVNGGTIEEKVKWAREHLERPVPVSNVFSPDEMIDVIGVTKGKGYKGTPYRCNISLAHQEVAQKNAQRFT; encoded by the exons ATG tCCCATCGTAAGTTTAGTGCTCCTAGACATGGGTCTATGGGCTTCTACCCTAAAAAAAGGTCTCGTAGACATCGTGGCAAGGTAAAGGCTTTCCCTAAAGATGATCCAAGCAAACCTGTCCACCTTACTGCATTTATGGGTTATAAAGCTGGATTGACTCATGTTGTTCGTGAAGCAGATAGGCCTGGATCAA aaattaacaaGAAGGAAATTGTTGAGGCTGTGACCATTCTGGAAACTCCTCCAATGGTTGTTGTTGGTGTTATTGGTTATATTCCAACTCCACACGGTATGCGATCATTGGTCACAGTTTGGGCTGAGCATCTGTCTGAAGATTGCCGGAGAAGATACTATAAGAACTG GTACAAATCAAAGAAAAAGGCATTTACCAAAGCATCCAAAAAATGGCAGGACGAGTTgggaaaaaaatcaattgaaagagattttaaaaagatGATTAAATACTGTAAAGTTATTAGAGTTATTGCACACACCCag atgaaattattgaagaaaaggCAAAAGAAAGCCCACATTATGGAAATTCAAGTTAATGGTGGTACTattgaagaaaaagttaaatGGGCCAGAGAACATCTTGAAAGGCCTGTCCCAGTATCTAATGTCTTCTCTCCTGATGAAATGATTGATGTCATTGGTGTTACAAAGGGGAAGGGAtacaaag GTACTCCTTACAGGTGTAACATCTCGTTGGCACACCAAGAAGTTGCCCAGAAAAACGCACAAAGGTTTACGTAA